DNA from Mugil cephalus isolate CIBA_MC_2020 chromosome 5, CIBA_Mcephalus_1.1, whole genome shotgun sequence:
ctttaaaaaaaaaaaaaaaaaagctaaatagGATGAAAGCACTTAAGGATAAACCCATTCAGATTGCACTGCAGTGTCTGctgtttgaggaaaaaaaaaaaaaaagaaacgcaagAGTCTATTGGAAAAAGCTTGGCAATTTTCAATTCAATCAACCTCAAAATGCCAAAAAGCAGTACTCAATGGAACACAGCTGGACTGCAGTTTAATTAGTAGAAAAAATGTGGCATTGTGGAAAAAATCCAGCAAAAGACATCCCCTTTTTTTCCGCCGCTGGTGCTGTAGCACCCCAAGAgggaaacattcattcatgctTTTTATATAATCCTCCAGTCATTTTGTCATTGCAACATAACAGATACTGTACATATCTGCCGTGTGGTACCACTCACCTGTGTTTTTGGGAGCCTCCCCGTACATAGGCCCAGGAGGGGGTCCTCCTTGCCAGCCAAACTGTTGTTGTCCAGGGTACCCCTGGTAAGGAGGCTGACCTGGGCCGGGATAGGGACCTCCAGGACCCATTTGCCCAGCGGGATAGTTAGGGTATGCTGGATTTGGCTGCTCCATGTTCACAGGGTAACCCTGTGGAGGGTAGCCCTGGGCTGGGTAGCCTTGTGGAGGTGGGCCTTGGCCTGGGTAGCCTGGAGCAGTTGGGCCATTGCCTGGGTATGGAGGTGGCTGCTCAAAATTCATCTTTGGGTTGGAGGATCGCTTTAAAAGTAAGAACAATACGTGATggtgtaaataaatgatgacaaCTTTCATTTCCTAAACATACTAAAGGCATTTTGATTCATATCTGTGTATTTATCTATTGTAGCATTAACGTAAAACAATACCAAATATGTTTGTATGCCATGTTTACCATGTGGTATTTTTCAATTTAGTTTTACCTTTCCCCTACTTCCTTTCCAGTTTCTTGTTAAAGGGCTGGGTAGCCTCTAGAGTCACATCAGATAATGAATTCCCCTGAGTCATGATACAACATCATCACGTTTCAAGACGGGCATTAAACAGATGCAACTGCTTTCTAGGACAGCAAAGCTGTTTATCATTTAGTCCACTCCACTAATGCTGAAAATCTGTCTCCTGCTTTATTGTCCTACTGCAACAATCACAATCTCcgcagacacagaggaaagaaagcacGGCACATTATGTTAATGTTTGCGAAGGCTGTTCAAACACTACTTAACAAACAGAGAAGCCAGCTTCAGAGAGTGCATGGTGAGGCTAATGGAACAAATCAAGGGCAAGAGAGGGACCGAAAGAGGTTGTTGTGACCATCCAGGGCTATAGGGGATGCGTTTTCACATTTGGTCTTGTTATTCAGTCAGAAACACCCGAACGTGACATGTCGCACATCGCACACCACATGACTGTGTGAAAATAACATGTGCCTagatgggactttttttttttcttttctttttttttaaacaacgaTAAGCTTAGTTTCTAAAGGTTATTCGTTTCCCCTTTGGGCCTTGTGAAGGAAGTCCATTTCCCAACCAACCACTAATGGCTGCTGATGAGGTAGATCCGGGCCCATCACAAACCCCCATGCCGGCCTTCATCAGTGAATTTGCTCATGCAAAACAGCCACAACACGGGAAAGTGGGCCAGACGGAGAACAACAACTGCGCTTGGCATCCCAGGATTCCTCTGTCATGTTGTGTATGTACACTGTAAACATCGCTATAGCACACCCGATTCCCTTCTGCTTATCCTCTCCGTTCGGATCCCGCCTTCGGTTCATAATAAAACAATGGTGTCACTGCGGCTGCGAATGAAACTGGGTTACCGTCTGAACTGGGACACGCAATAGCACTTGTTGGTGCCGTTATCAATACTGttatctacaaaaaaaacaaagaaaataatattgaATTTACTGGGTTCAAAGTGTGATAACAGggtttttatatcttttattgCCTAACGGTATTATCAACAATATTACATTGTGATTGCTGGGAAATGCTATGCCTGTGGATAAGATAATAGGTACATTTTATATCATACAATGATTACAGTGGAATATAACCATTAATGTAATGACACACTTCCCTGTGTGGTGTCTTCTCAAAGATGGTGGGACGTTTCACCACCTGAGGGTGTTCTTTAAGCTACTGACAGATGACAAGTCCTGGGTAACTATGGTTACTGTGTCCAGGCGGAATTGACTATTCcctggtgatttatttttgccacGCCAGTAAGCCAGCATACACAAATAGCGGGACCCTGGAAGTGGCTCTCGCGTTACAGTCGGTTGTGATGTTTTCAGGTGTACCTGCGCTCTGCCTGCCATGGCGTGCCAAACCGAGAAATGATGTGAAAGAGGACCACAGTGTTAGATTACTAGCTACAGGCTGAGAAGGAGCTTCTTTCAAAAGGACCTTACAAATAATCAGTAATCTGACGCCAACAGTGTTGTCTACCTACAGAATCTAAGTCTGCCATGAAGACTTTAAGACTTTAGACTTTATTCGTCCCAGAAGGGAGACGTGTCTCCACTTTACTGTACATACATTCAGCACAGCAGATAATAGACCACCTTGCTTTTATTGCAGTCATATAAATATCTACTGAACTTTGGCATTTGACTTGATTCTGATGATAAGGGACTTAAGAGTTGCTGATTTGTATGAAGGCTAGTACGTGGTATGAAGTACGTGTCTCTCTTCACTGCGTCAATGCATGTCCATTTGCATGTGTGCCATTTGCTTCCACACTTGCGAGGGAAATGAGCGAGTGAGCTCTGGCAGTGTGTTTTCACAACAGCGTGATGCCGATAATCTCCcatgcagacgcacacatgGGACGCCTTCACCCCGTCCCTTTCCTGAACCCGTCAACCTCctttaaatgtatataaaagACAAGAAACAGGTCTCGCCAGTTCGTTGGCAAAGCCGTCAGAGTAGAACAATTGAACAATTATTAACAATTTGATAAAGAACACAGGATGGAATTTATTAACTCAATACAAACCATTAACTGTGTTAGGCTAAGGACGaatacaaactaaacaaaaccagTGTCCTGATGATAATGTGCAGTCACCGGGCAGAATACTAATGGAACCTGTGTGAACAAAGAAactcctattttattttaatgcaaaccCAGCAGGAAACGCACTAGTTGAACGTGGTCGTGAAACATGGTGTCAGCATTATTGTAGTGTGTCCTATGGAACAGTGTTATCTATTGAACTCACACAGTCTCTGTTAAGACAATAAATGGCTCAGTTCAACCCAAAAAACTGTGGTTGAAACGGCAGCTATAATAAACGGGTCAATACTGGCCTAGATTAAACTGAAAGAGCTTCATTATGTACAGACTGTGGGAGTACAAGAGGAGGTATACATGCCACAGAGCAGCTCTGTAGCCTGGCAGCCCATGTTTGCTGATCCTACGTCTGGAGACAATCACGGGATCAGGCTAGGTGTATATGAAATGACCCCATTGGACCTAATTAGGAATAATCAGAACCAACGCACACAAACACCGGCTCAGGGCCAACGCATCTCCATCAAGATGTGTGACAGAACTAAAAATTTTAtggctctttttttaaaataagctaTCCTTCATGCTTAAGTAGGAAAACTTAGCCTCGAAACAATAACCGTTATTTTTCTTATTGGCCTTACATTCCCAAATTGgctattattttgttttagtaGCAAGTTAATATTAGTAATGGTAAAACTATTATTATCTCTATTGTCATATAACGTGTTATGATATGgaaaacatttataatatatgCTAAAACAGAAATGGCACCTGCAGGCCACAATCCTTTCTAGCACCGTTACCGACTCCCCCTCTAAGTTTATGGTGACTAGGCTCTTAAACACAAAATTTTAAACGTTACGGACATGTTTGCACCACCTACCTTTGAGTTAATAGTATCCCGGTGTGCGTAGAGTAGATGTTATGGCTGCTCGGAGAGAAACGCCGTCTGTCTTCAGtgtttattactgtttttaccGCAATGAGCGACTCTCCGCTGAAATACAATGCGCATCGCGTTGACTGGACGTGACGTCACGTTGAAGGGCAAGGtggagtgggcggggcctcCGAGCAACGAAAGACACGATTGGCCGCCGAGAGAAGCGCTGGTCACGGCGTCCAATCACAAGCGGGCCCGATGATTACAGGGACGTaagggtggaaaaaaagaaaacccacaaTGACTCCTAGATCATTTGACAATGGAGCATTTGACTTGCTAAAAGATTAAACAGACCTACATCACCAAGTAGGCGGCGGAATAAACACAAGAAGAGGCAATAGCTGAGTGACTAATAAAACGTTAATCATTAGTCAGTGACCTAGTTGCACTCACTCCAGGAAATGTGTTAAGGGAGTTTATGGATATTTTCCAGACATTAGACAGCATGTGATAATTATTAGTCATATAAATATGGGTTATCGCGTGTGTTgacctttttttaatcttttattgtttgatAGCAGCAATCCGTTTTTATTCAAACTTAAAACGGGAGAGCTGTTGAGGGAAAGTGCGTTACTTGGTTTCTTCCAGCAGATGTCAGGCTAGTCCCAGTCAGTCTCCTCTGAACTGAAACGAGTTGATATATTATTGTGTAAGatttcaaatgtgtgcaaaTCTTGCTTTGCTGTGAAAGCCCACCAAAGAACTATTTGGTAAGTGTTGCCCAGTATAACTGGTGACTAGACAGCTCACAGACAGAGTGAGGCACACATGAACAAACGTGCAAAGAAATGTGTCTATATGCAGTATATATGAACTTTATCGTGAGTTCACATTATCTATATGAACAGCACCTAAAAGCCAGTGACGACAGAAGAAAGCACTGATTTGTACGCCTTTACAAACAGTATAAAAGCAAGAGAAATACCCATGAATAAACTTGCCAAGACATGTATCCAAATACTGTGATGCACGTGCACAACCTGAAATCCAATagcagcagaaggaaaaatGACTCTTTACAAACAAAAGTGTCTGTCCGCAGTGTTGGCTGAAAACAGAAGTGATGTACATCAAGTATAATACAAGTGCTTGTTGTGTGTGGGATACGCAAGATATTTATGCTGAAGTGAATAATGCATAGTTTAATGCATCATATTACTCTGCAGGGTAATAACAAATGCCTTAGCTTATGTGTCCCTGTCACATGGTCAGTGACAAATGTGCTTATGCCCACCCACTCTAACCAAGGCTACTCCAAAAAAACTTCCAACAGAGTATCGCATACGCATTCATAAGATCTTGTCAATTTTATGAATCACAACGTTCTACAGAGTAACTGTAAATATAAACCAGGTGACCCTAACGAACATGCCGCATGCACATATGATtgtaaaaaagttaaatatctcttccattatttattacattacatgAGCACAGTATGAATATAGTGGCATACCAGGAGCCTGCCAGCATGACAGCTGCCATTGACAGTGGAAGTGTTCGGCAAGGTAATTCCAGACCACGCAGCAACATGTGATAACACTTACACAATGTACAAGAGGTTGCTTATATCCACAGACGGACAGATATTTGAACCGTCCGTGCCCTTGAAAATTAATGTATGCACACCGAGGTATGTTTACAGCTAGCATGAAGCTGTGCACGGACAGGAAGTTGATGTAAGGAACTGGTGGCACATTAAGCAACAACTTGGCAACAGCTTTAAAAACGGCTGATGTGACGCTGTCCTTTAGCAGAGATTGTGAAACAAACAGCACAGGAACCATCGGCTCTACTGAGACAAATACATGTATTCATATGACTATTGCATGCTGAGTTTTTATGGTGGTATGTTGCAAACTTCACTTCCTGAAACTAAACAGAATAAACCCCGTGATGTGCATTTTCAAATATTACATTAGCTAATGTAATCGAAGAAACGAGTAACATCTGGTGTGTCAGATTTAATTTCAAAGCGCAGGCATGATCGTGGAATCGTATGATACAGAATACAGAATGAGCACATTTTACTCTCAACTGAAGTCAACATGAAACAGTTGGCTGAACTCCTGCAGTATAAATATTTAACTAAGGGAAATGTAGAGTGCGGTTTCTGTTCGTATGTTAATGCATGAGCGAAACACGCGGCCGACTTCAGCCCCCGTCCCCTCCCTGTCATGATGAATGTCACCAAGCAGCCCGTGTGTTTGAGTGTCTGTTTACGTCGTCTCCCCAGCAATTCAGCCGGTGCCTGTACCGGGCCAGCTGACAAAAATAGAGCCACGACTTTACCGAGACCCCTTACAGTGAAACGGGAAGGGGAGCAGGTGTAAAGGGAGGGGCAGGGAGATGAAAAGGGGGAGCATTTGGTCTTTGGCAAAGGGCGTTGGAGCAAGTTTACCAGGGTTCATGTGAACTGAGGGAAGGAGGTTGGGTGGATGTCAGCGGGGCTGTTTACGGTGCTACAAGACAGATACTTTCCAAGACAGCATTGCATAAATAGAAAGCAATCATAGCATTGACTTGTTGTGCAAAAGCAATGATGAGGTTTTTTCTGAACAACAGCAAAACAGTACACAGTAAAGGTCGCTGTTTGGATATAGTGTCACATACTGTTGAAAAGCCAAGtcttttttaatgtgttgttttcactCCACAAATATGTGGCGTATAATATGTATAACATCAGAAcggaaaaaacaacacaagtctGTTTGCAGACACTTTTGAACTTTGCTGAGTAATTTATACTTTGTCCAGGAAGTTTCTGACAAGCTCATATGTCACTGTCATACGCAGAAATGTAACAGCTATGGCTGGAAACGGCCTCCACTCTAACCGCTGTGCACTATCACCACAGCTGAGATTTCTTGACATAATTCATTTACAAccgtattaaaaaaaaagacaaatacccGATATACGTAAATGTGATTGTAGTACCGTGCAACAGCAGTAGAAATGGATTCGCGCTCACTGTTTAGGCAGTCGTTTTCCTGAAAATCTAACGTTTCTGTGAACAAATCCCAGATAAAAATTATGCATGAGCAAACAAGTCCCTACTGTGTCAGAAAAAAGAATAGTAcattagtttgtgtgtgtgtgtgtaccagaGAGACTTTGAGCTTTGTAAAGCGCATTCGAGTATTATTCTCTGATCTATTTTTCCTCGGACAGAAAGGAATTCCCTGAAAACTCTATGATGGGGGCACACGGTGCTCTCCGAGTCACCTAGCACCTCCGTCCCCTGTCACATGCCCTTGTTCTCACGTGCTTTGTGTAAACATCCGAGCGCACACAAACTTCGGGTTCATTCAGCATGACGGTGGCTGCTGGCAAAGTGTTATCTTATCATTCTCCCGCTTGGGCCCAGTGTTTGCTGTAGGGCGCAATAACACTACATCACCGAGCAAGTTTGCTTTGCGTCCCCTCAGAGCGACTCCGGTAGACCAATGGCTGAGCCTTAAATGTCTCGTGTTATTGGGAGGTGCTTCACGAATAAGAGCCTCCTCACCAAAAGTCACTTGTTAGCTGTAATGCAATTTGAAGTGCTTGCCAGTCACGTCTGCGGGGCCATGGGACTGGAACAGCTGAGCATACTGACCTACATACAGCTGTAATATACGACACATTAGGAACCCGCTCGTTTTTTACTGCACCCCCGTTCCTCGACACTGGCAACAGCTTTGACATCAAAATCATGAGCTCAACAAGGGCTGACAAACAAATATTTAGGGCATATCTACTTCAGAGCTGAACATTACATGTTACAGATAGCTTGCTGCTCAAACACCAGCAGGTGTCATACCCCACCTGTCATTGTGTTGCAGTGTCGCTGGCCTTTGGGCTGCAGCTGTCTTCATCCTTAAGAGCGGGCCTACTCCTGCACTTAAGTGTCCCTAATCTACAGATCACCAAACATTCCTGGACCCGACCCTGCTGAGATGGAAGCTGAACACACAGTGCACATGGGTGTGGGAAGCCTTCAGCGAAATGTGCCAACTGTGCACAGTGTCTACAGAAATGCTTTTGCTGCTATGTCTGCATATACACTGTgaactcttttattttattttattgctttttcaGGACTAGCAAACGTCTTCATCTGCTGTGCATTTTAGTTATTGTTTACTTTAGTGTTAGAATAATGTCTGTCTAATGTCTTTATCTGTCGTGCCTGTGCACTTTACCTATTTTTTCGATTCCTTTGTATGACTGGTGCATGTGaagaaattgacaataaagctAACTTTGACTTTCATTTGTTCCTTTCACGTTCCTGTGCACGATTCATTCCTCATCATTTTGTTCCGTTAGatttaagttgtttttataCATCTCACAAGTCTGACTGTTCAAGATTGCATCTCCGATCAATGTGTGCATATGTTTTGAATGCTATGAATTTAGCCCAAAGCGCCGGCTTCGACGCTTATTCATTTCAACACATATGAGCCAGGTCCGTCAGCTGGTGTGAAGGAACTCCCCCCAACCTGTTTGAAAACACACCATTCCATACATGCGAATGATTAACAGCTGAACATATAGGTTTCCGTGGCCACGTTGTTCCATTATGCAAGGTTTCAAGAGGCTGTGTAGGAAGAGCTCTTtttctaaacacacatataGTAGTTCCTCCTCCTAGCTATACTGTACACCAACCACATGATTAGGACCACGTGTCCTATAACGGACAGTGTAGAGGTGATGTGTGAAAGTCaaggcccgcgggccacatcATTTTATGTGTTCACCGTGGGTATAGTGGTCTTAATAGACTTATATTAGTATAAGCTCTGAACTAATGTCACTAGACTGATGACAATCTCCACGCTGTTTGCAACATTAAatgttcattaaatgttaatccTGTTCTGCCCGcagcttaaatgtgttttgaattttgGCCTTTTGAGTGATTGATTCTGACGCCCCAGGTATAAAGCTTCATGAGCTGAAGTTACAGGGGTTATAACAAATCAGTTAAATCTTCCAAAGTTGTTCCTTCTTCATAATAATGGGGAAAACCAGGTTAAAGGCTAAATGAGGCTTTTATATACCGTGATATCCGCAAGTCCCATATAGACTGGATGTTACGTGACTGAGTCATTTGTGTCAACATGCAGctataaataagataaaagtatAGGGTGGGACACGTCACAtcatttaatggttttagtACACTCTGCGACACAGACAAGACACTCGCACCACCCAAAACATTTCTCAACGCACAATGTGATACATTTACTGAGATAAGACTCAGACCCACTGATGACATTTTCTGAAAAgcgtttatttgatttttttgttttacatttcatcatacaaaacaaagcagagcgGATATTCAGTCGGTCCTGACCCCTTACATAAGGAGAGACTCATTTTGCTGTTACAAAGAAGTTAgcattccttttttttggtgggggaAATGTAACTAAACAAAATCGATGCCTGCATTGAACAAACTCTACATGTGTTACTGTATTCATCTTATATTCCCCAACTTAAAAAATAGGCTACATGATACATGTTTCttatttacaaaataataaaaaaaaaaaatcaaaatggaTTTTTTCAATCCTGTTGCAGCTCTGAAGTGAGCAAGCAACCATTTATTTAATACAATtaatacaatttttttattttagggtgGAAAAACACCCTAAagttttcaatgtttttattctctctggTACCTCACAGAAgcttttacttaaaaaaaaggtgaaaaaaagcTTTATATGTAATGCATTACAGTCATTAATGACCATGGAGGTGTTTTAAACCAATAACTCTCCACAGGAGGTAATACTGGAGCTCAGATGTCCATCTCAAACTGGCTGTCGTCTGTTGAAaagggagagacaaaaaaaggtAAGATAAGCAAGACGTGTGACAAACAGCTGAAACTTGTTTGCACTCCAACGtcaaccacacaaccacaccTTAACGGACCTAAGAGAAAGACTAAGTCCAGTCCTTATCAATACACTCACAACTGGCAAGACACAACTGGCAAGAGAAAAAAGAATGTAGCTCACAAATCCAAAGGCCATGACGTGTACTATGTTTACCAACACGGGCAAATGAGACAGAGTAAAAAGAGGGGCAGCCCTAACCCCCACGATCTTTAGTTTGACAGGAGGAATGGAGCAAGACTGATTTACAGCTGCATGTACTCTTTCAATAAATAGCTCtcaactccactgttgagccCAAACCTTCAGTCACTCTGCCATTAAAAACCCCGCTCACACAATAATGAGGGGCTTTACCTGTCTAGCTTAAGGTTATCAGCAATAcagaaacgtaaaaaaaaaaaaaaaaaaagaaaaaagtctgtATTGCAACTGTAAATTGACTCAATGTTGGCTG
Protein-coding regions in this window:
- the LOC125008547 gene encoding cysteine-rich and transmembrane domain-containing protein 1-like: MNFEQPPPYPGNGPTAPGYPGQGPPPQGYPAQGYPPQGYPVNMEQPNPAYPNYPAGQMGPGGPYPGPGQPPYQGYPGQQQFGWQGGPPPGPMYGEAPKNTVYVVEDRRRDDTGDTCLTACWTALCCCCLWDMLT